The DNA window TGTATGACAGGGATTAAAACTGACTCAAGAAAAGAAGTAGACAAACAGGCTATTAACTTTTCAATGTTCTCTAGCCCAGAATTGTTTTTATGAGCCAATGGAAAAAGAAATACTGTTTATTTAAGTCAGAGTCTGAGAGAGGCAGAAGCAATAGAAAATTTGATTAACAGTACATACAAAAGTTACCATAACAATCTTCCTAGTAAATTCAGGAAGCAAATTTCAATGCATATTTTGTAGAACACTAACATTTTAATAGAGGTAAGACGTTTGAATGATAGTGTTGAAGTTTCAGAGAATAGAGCCAGAAAATGTTCCCTTCCTATTTTCATGagatttatatatgatatatacatgtattacaaaactGTGTGTTAATTTGTAGGGTTTGATAAAAGTGCTAGTCTACCATTCCATCTtagtaaaatttcaattttcttccttcaaattttaaaaatactgctCTGTAGATGTATTTCTACACacacataatttatattaaagtgttttattttcttaatgcATTAAATGTATGTGTTTGGACTGAGGACAGCTCTGAGTAGCTTCTTTGAAATTAACTGAATGTTTTGCATTTGTCTcgaaaacattttttgaatttctatttttgtaataatgtgggttttttttcccagGAATTAGAGAGAAAAGCTGCAGAACTACAAAGGAAAGaacaagaaatgaaaaacatgcagATTAATGGCaagttattgattttttatgtgaattgtgaaaatattatggGGTTTTACTAACATCAAATTCACTGTCAGATAATACCATTTGGCAGTGAGCACACATCTCATGTACTGTAATTTTCCTTTCATATGACTTTACAGATCGAGCAAACAATTGGCCACCTCTTCCCAAATTCTGTCCAGTTGGACCTTGTTTTTATCAAGACTTCAGTGTAGATATTCCTATGGAGTTCCAGAGAACTGTGAAATTCGTTTACTACATTTGGTTATGTAAGTAAAGTAAATATGattatgtttttcaattttcaccAGCTTGcattaagattattttttttattgttttcattagacCTTGTATCAGTGTTTGATCAATCTGACACTACTATATATGggggctatttttttttttcatttgttgcaaaaattaagtgaatctgtaattttattttattgggcAAGATATGTTTTGCCATGTAACTAGTATTATATGCGGGAAAAAAAACTGAGGTACTTTCTGCATGATTTATCATGGATTATTGTGACAATCACTAATAATAGATCATCACTAACAATAATTACCGACTATACAGTCCATACTTTATCAGATAAAATGAATTATCTCAGGGTTTATATTTCCCTTTCGCTATCATGTgggatgtttcagtactgaattTTCTCCACTGGACTACATATAGGGCAAAAatgcttttgaattttttttgtctgtaagaagaataaattagagaaagcattaataaataaaaaaattaagagaaaaGAAGCATTCCTTATTTTCTtggaaattatttattattgacTTTGAACATCTCTAACATTACAGCCAGTGGTAATTCCAACGACAAAATTTAAGTCTAAAACTATGTTTTAATTTACCTTGCTTATTCTACCGGTACTTTATCCTATATTTGTTATGTGTGATTCTGAGGTATATGTGTATACTTTATGATAACGTTAACAATTTTGTCATTTCAGTTTATGCGTGTGTTCTCTTTCTCAACATATGGGCCAGTTTGGCGTATTTCATTGCTGACTCTAGCGGGGGTGCTACATTTGGCATGTCCATTGTGTGGTTTGTCCTGTTCACCCCTTGCTCATTTATATGTTGGTACAGACCCCTGTACAAAGCATTCAGGTATGTCAAATGCATTTACCATAAATCACGATTTCATAAGTTTGGTATTGAAAGCAAGATGtggttaatataattttaatgaaaattcatcaagagaaaaacaaagatgcattttattaaatatattgaattgGGGGGAAAATGTAGATTTAATGTACCagtatttatttatgtaaagattgatatgtatgtacatgtatattcaggtaatatttattatatatataccttGCACTGCTGAAATCAACCATGCCTAGACAAAATCCCTCCATCCAATCATACCACACAATCACTTTGTTCTCCATCGTGTACTTTTAACTGCACAATCTGAACAGGGTTGAGTTTAAAATGTTTGCTTTTAACATACTTACAAAGGTGGCCAGACATAGGTTCGGAGGTTTACAGAATACACGTGTATATGTTGGTTAGGCAAATCAATGGCTCAGAGCAAATAAATTGGAGTTTTACATAGGTAGACTGAATTGGGTTTGGTTTTAGTTGTTGTGTTTGTAAGCTAACAACTTtgcttaaatataatttatcataaccaatatttttgtatgcaaaattgcttttttcaaataccaaaaaaaaaaaaaagaatgatttcttatgctgcaaaaatttttcttaaaaaatcacatggtttatattattttcagtgTAAGATCTATTTGTAACccaaaaattttggaaaaattatttAGGTTCTAAGATTAAGAgattaaaaaagttttcaacaaatAAGAGCCTTTTTCTATTCTGTTCTATTTTGTTTTCCAGATCAGACAGCTCATTCAGCTTTTtcgtatttttcttcaattttttcttccaaGCCATTTGTTGTATTGTCATGTTGATAGGCATCACAGATTTCACAGTGTAAGTATATTTGGTTGTACTGTACCTCTCCAGGTCTTTGTGTGGAGTCTAgaaccaccccctccccccactccACTACAATAGACCTGGAGTTAATGTATAACAAAGCAGTGACCTTTTGacctttgttttcttttcaggAGTGACAGTTCCTTCAACTTCtttgtgtttttctttattttctttttccaaTTTATCTGTACCATTATTCAGTGTCTAGGAATCACAGGTTACACAGTGTAAGTATAGAAACAGTACATGTAGGTAACAATTAAAGATAACAGAAGACAACAGATAATGATAAAgagaagaattaaaaaaaaatagtccaAATAAAAATGTAGCTCAGAGGTACAGAAAAGAGATTACTAGTAGCAGTAGAACAGAATTGATAGGCAGGTAAGAATATTTAGTACAATGTTTAACAATATTGATGAACTGCATTGAACTGATTTTTaagttaatttgatattttatttgaaaacataTTTACACTTATAAGTTTAAGACATCATAAGTTTGCTGTTTTGTTTGGAACGACATGGTTTTTTggtatcaaaatattcaaatatatgtgTACAACTTAACAATTTAACTGATATATTAAGATATGGATTTTGATGAATACTGTAAATTTTTGATCagtttatttttgttgtatTCTATGTATGAACTGGCTAACACCTGGTTACTTGCAGTGGCATCTTCAATGGCCTGACAATGGCCGGACACAAGAATGATGGGGAGGGAGTCAGCCACTTGGGTGCTGGACTGGCCATGATTTTTGTGGGAATCATGTTTGGCCTCTTAGCCCTGTTAGAATTTGTTATGCTTGTTAAGGTACATCATCCCAAGTTAACCACTCAATTCCAGTATTTGCATGAGGAATGTCTTCTGCATGCAGTTCAGTCATTTTGCAGCACTGCAAATGGGGGATTTGctttccatgtacatgtattatatcaataagaataccTGTGCTTTATTTTATAATGTGTATCAAGATAATGGTATTTCAAACATGTACAATGTCCATTGAGTACATAGATACCTTTCCTTGTATTTCAAGTCTTGAATGTATTCTTTAGCCCAGtacctttttcatgatttatacCTATTTAATAAGTTCTATTTTGGTTAAGGGAAAcatatgtatgaaaaatttaGTGTTATCCTAAAAACAAGGGCCTTTTTAATAATCCAAATAcattaatcaaattttgaaaaattaatccCAAAATCCTAAACCTGATGTGAAGGTTAGCCAGCCATATTTTGAAACACTGGTAAAATATGTTAGATTTGTTTCATGTTCAGAATTGAGCATGGAAATGAAAGTATATGATTTGTGTATATTGGCCATAATGCTGAATATCAGGAAATAAATGCAATTAGATCATCATTCAGTAATATATTGCAATGAATGTAAGTTACAGGAATTTAATGAGCTCTTagaaattaacaaataattCAACACATTTTTCCTTCCTGGTTTtgctgtgtataaacaaaaatagTCTCAAAGACTTTAGTGTACTTAAATTGTTGATTCTAATCTTATGTCCTAAATTTAAAACACCAGTGCTTCTGTTGTAGCAATGCAACTGAAATAGCTTTCCTAGAAATGAATGTCCTTGCATGCATGCCAAGAAATATGTTGCATAGTTGATGGTACATGTTAAAAACTTTAGTTTACCCAGGGGTTGTGGCTTCCTCCCTGTGTATTTCGCTGTGATTGGATGTTGCCATTGGATGATGCCAGGTTGCCAGCCAATCAGATGAACTCATCTGATTTGTGAACAAATCAAAAGTTTTGAACTctgtcttttaattttttaaaaactaattgtAATTTGGGTCAGATGAGGTCATCTGAGGAGACCTTTAGTTGGACTGTTTGTACTATGTGCTGATTGCTTACTTGTAGAGGTTGGATTAACTCTTTGTCCACCATTGGAAAGAGCACTGGGGCTGGAGCATTCATGCTCTTCATTTCCCTCTTCTTTTCTGTGTGTGCTGTTTTAATGATAGTCATGTTGCTGAAGGTTTGTATATCAAATTAAACGAGGTTGTgtgtaatcattaataatatgaATGGCTCTTGATACACTGCAATGAAGAGACATTGATACTGGTCATTAGGGTTCTCCATGAAtaatttactgtgaaatatttagCTCGACATTAAAATTTCTGTGCCACAGTAAAATTACAGCACCGTATTATGATGTTAGGTCAGGGGTATCATAAATTTAGTTATTTCTGATATCATAAGTACCCACATTTTTCATCACAGTAAGATTTGAAATGACGGAGAaccctatacatgtacatggcagCTGCTTTCACTGAGGAATATTGGTTACTAGCAGTACACTAATGAGAAAAGGAAATTATAACAACTCTTACAGTACTTACAGTTTCTTTGCAAGAcattaacaa is part of the Crassostrea angulata isolate pt1a10 chromosome 3, ASM2561291v2, whole genome shotgun sequence genome and encodes:
- the LOC128176642 gene encoding secretory carrier-associated membrane protein 1-like isoform X6, whose translation is MSEIDSNPFADPQAANPFADPSVQQARGGQQAGTGAVDDYNPFAEGNQTRPTAGQTIPPPQAAPTQPAIMQPSNEPPPYTESSAQRVNTDDLQKRQEELERKAAELQRKEQEMKNMQINDRANNWPPLPKFCPVGPCFYQDFSVDIPMEFQRTVKFVYYIWLFYACVLFLNIWASLAYFIADSSGGATFGMSIVWFVLFTPCSFICWYRPLYKAFRSDSSFNFFVFFFIFFFQFICTIIQCLGITGYTVGWINSLSTIGKSTGAGAFMLFISLFFSVCAVLMIVMLLKVHRIYRSTGASFDKAKQEFSTGVMRNETVQGVASNAAQGAVKGMASQYGSNNKY
- the LOC128176642 gene encoding secretory carrier-associated membrane protein 1-like isoform X5, translating into MSEIDSNPFADPQAANPFADPSVQQARGGQQAGTGAVDDYNPFAEGNQTRPTAGQTIPPPQAAPTQPAIMQPSNEPPPYTESSAQRVNTDDLQKRQEELERKAAELQRKEQEMKNMQINDRANNWPPLPKFCPVGPCFYQDFSVDIPMEFQRTVKFVYYIWLFYACVLFLNIWASLAYFIADSSGGATFGMSIVWFVLFTPCSFICWYRPLYKAFRSDSSFNFFVFFFIFFFQFICTIIQCLGITGYTVGIFNGLTMAGHKNDGEGVSHLGAGLAMIFVGIMFGLLALLEFVMLVKVHRIYRSTGASFDKAKQEFSTGVMRNETVQGVASNAAQGAVKGMASQYGSNNKY
- the LOC128176642 gene encoding secretory carrier-associated membrane protein 1-like isoform X2, which gives rise to MSEIDSNPFADPQAANPFADPSVQQARGGQQAGTGAVDDYNPFAEGNQTRPTAGSMSGEPLLKHGPNDTYSSQTIPPPQAAPTQPAIMQPSNEPPPYTESSAQRVNTDDLQKRQEELERKAAELQRKEQEMKNMQINDRANNWPPLPKFCPVGPCFYQDFSVDIPMEFQRTVKFVYYIWLFYACVLFLNIWASLAYFIADSSGGATFGMSIVWFVLFTPCSFICWYRPLYKAFRSDSSFSFFVFFFNFFFQAICCIVMLIGITDFTVGIFNGLTMAGHKNDGEGVSHLGAGLAMIFVGIMFGLLALLEFVMLVKVHRIYRSTGASFDKAKQEFSTGVMRNETVQGVASNAAQGAVKGMASQYGSNNKY
- the LOC128176642 gene encoding secretory carrier-associated membrane protein 1-like isoform X3; translation: MSEIDSNPFADPQAANPFADPSVQQARGGQQAGTGAVDDYNPFAEGNQTRPTAGSMSGEPLLKHGPNDTYSSQTIPPPQAAPTQPAIMQPSNEPPPYTESSAQRVNTDDLQKRQEELERKAAELQRKEQEMKNMQINDRANNWPPLPKFCPVGPCFYQDFSVDIPMEFQRTVKFVYYIWLFYACVLFLNIWASLAYFIADSSGGATFGMSIVWFVLFTPCSFICWYRPLYKAFRSDSSFNFFVFFFIFFFQFICTIIQCLGITGYTVGWINSLSTIGKSTGAGAFMLFISLFFSVCAVLMIVMLLKVHRIYRSTGASFDKAKQEFSTGVMRNETVQGVASNAAQGAVKGMASQYGSNNKY
- the LOC128176642 gene encoding secretory carrier-associated membrane protein 1-like isoform X1, whose translation is MSEIDSNPFADPQAANPFADPSVQQARGGQQAGTGAVDDYNPFAEGNQTRPTAGSMSGEPLLKHGPNDTYSSQTIPPPQAAPTQPAIMQPSNEPPPYTESSAQRVNTDDLQKRQEELERKAAELQRKEQEMKNMQINDRANNWPPLPKFCPVGPCFYQDFSVDIPMEFQRTVKFVYYIWLFYACVLFLNIWASLAYFIADSSGGATFGMSIVWFVLFTPCSFICWYRPLYKAFRSDSSFNFFVFFFIFFFQFICTIIQCLGITGYTVGIFNGLTMAGHKNDGEGVSHLGAGLAMIFVGIMFGLLALLEFVMLVKVHRIYRSTGASFDKAKQEFSTGVMRNETVQGVASNAAQGAVKGMASQYGSNNKY
- the LOC128176642 gene encoding secretory carrier-associated membrane protein 1-like isoform X4, which produces MSEIDSNPFADPQAANPFADPSVQQARGGQQAGTGAVDDYNPFAEGNQTRPTAGSMSGEPLLKHGPNDTYSSQTIPPPQAAPTQPAIMQPSNEPPPYTESSAQRVNTDDLQKRQEELERKAAELQRKEQEMKNMQINDRANNWPPLPKFCPVGPCFYQDFSVDIPMEFQRTVKFVYYIWLFYACVLFLNIWASLAYFIADSSGGATFGMSIVWFVLFTPCSFICWYRPLYKAFRSDSSFSFFVFFFNFFFQAICCIVMLIGITDFTVGWINSLSTIGKSTGAGAFMLFISLFFSVCAVLMIVMLLKVHRIYRSTGASFDKAKQEFSTGVMRNETVQGVASNAAQGAVKGMASQYGSNNKY